A window of Odocoileus virginianus isolate 20LAN1187 ecotype Illinois chromosome 3, Ovbor_1.2, whole genome shotgun sequence genomic DNA:
gtctcctgcattgcaggcagattcttactgtctgagccaccacaaaagtccaaagtaaaacaaaaataagtaaacaaaagcaaatataaataaaaatattaataacatttgtGTACTACTAAAGGTTGATGTCAGCTAATAAACTTGTATGCATTTGGAAACAGAAGCAATCTTTTCTCGCCTGAGGATTATCAGGAAAATTTCAGAGTATGAGATGGTATTTGAGAGGTGTTATTTCATATCATTAAAGAATGACATAGAAGAGAAAATTTATTGCAGGAGAAAAGAGTAGTatagtgctgggaaaaaaaagcaaaatattttcacaggTTATTAATGGCCAATGTGGCTAGATTAGTGGGTTCCCGTATGGTCAGAATGATATAATGGCTAAGAGTATAGGCTCTAGAGTTAAAACTGTCCTTGTTTGAATCCTGGTTTTACAAGgattcaataataaaataatgataataataataagagttTAGTAataataagaacttttaaaatggatttataagcataaatagaatatttttgttaTCACTTGAGAGAGGTAGTGATGTCAATGCCAttattcatgaaattaaaaaagaactttttaatcACAGGCTTTTTGCAGCAATTATGAGAAAACAGCTACAAATGGAAAACCTTGTCCCAAGATTAACAAACCAGTATGTGGCACTGATGGACAAACTTACCACAACCTCTGTGAATTCTGCAGAGCAGCTAAGTAAGCACCCGAAAGCTGTCTTTGGAATAGCATCTTTGGTTGAGGTCAATGGGGTATAAGTCAGGGAAGTTATTTATTAAGCCTTTTACCATGCTAAGTATTTTACAGATagttcttattaaaaataaagcaatattatTAGCCTAACACCTAGAAAGCTTAAGTATCATTTCCCAATGCATTTATACTGGGCTTAACCCACATCTACCACACTTCACTGTGAGCAGTATCTCTATTCTTTCAGGGAAAGAAATGGGAAGCTCAATTTCAAACATGAAGGAAAATGTTGATTCGCCTGATGCTGCAAAGCTGGAAGTGCCTACAATATGCCTTTTGCATCAGAAGATTCAGTCTCTGTTTATCCAGTCTCCACTGCTATGTATTTCCCATCAGTTATTTTGCATAAAGAAAGCACTTTCAATAAAGTTACCTCGGCAGACTGACTACATTGATGTTCTTTTCAGCTAACAATGGAGCCACCTTTATTTGATTTAGACTAACTGCTAGACTGCCTTAGTACAAAATGATACAATTTGAAAACAAACCACAGACAGAAATTATCATCACACTTTTCAAATCCAGAATTCTCCAACCAGTACTCTGAGTCTCAATTCTTCAAAATTTATGCAAACGAAGTCAAGGACAAGAAAGCTCAATCCAAGAAAATATACATCATCTGATACAAATTAgcatcctttcagttcagttcagttgctcagtcatgtccgactctttgtgaccccatgagtcacagcacgccagacctccctgtccatcaccaactcccagagcttactcaaacccatgtccattgagtcggtgatgtcatccagccatctcatcctctgtcgtccccttctcctcctgcccccaatccctcccagcatcagtgtcttttccaatgagtcaactcttcgcataagatggccaaagtattggagtttcagcttcagcatcagcatcagtccttccaatgaacacccaggactgatttcctttaggatggacttgttggatctccttgcagtccaagggactctcaagagtcttctccaacaccacagttcaaaagcaccaattttttggcactcagctttcttcacagtccaactctcacatccatacatgaccactggaaaaagcataaccTTGACTAGCATTCTTTAGTATATATTTGTGAAGTATTTTTTCTTAGGGACATATTGAGTTAGTTTTAGAGCTTCTCAACTTGTACCCTGAGACAAGAAATAAGTAACAAATGAGACAAAATGTTGGTCACCTCAGTTATTTGGGGCAGCTGAACAGGTTATGCAACAGCTGAAGGCTTTAGGTTAGTTGTCTCTGGCTTTATCAGTTtactacataaaataattttctatgcaTGATAAATTGTGAAAAACCTTGAAAGTATAGGTTTACTGGCATGTAGTATGCCCTCAGAAATCTAAAGATGGGTAGACAAGATTGTATCTTCAAACTGTTTGGAGGGAAAAATTTACAGCAACCAACAAATGTATGGCTCAAACCATAAAAAATTTGCATGCAATGCAgcaaacccgggtttgatccctgggttgggaagttcccttggagaagggaatggctacctactccagtattcttgcctggagaattccacagacagaggagtctggcgggctctagtccagggagttgcagagttggacacgactgagcaattaatattttcactttcaaagtataGTTTGttacacttttattttataaaacccCTATGcatgaattatttcattaatcACAAATAATTATTCAATGCTTATGATAGATTCCAGgagtccctggtagctcagacggtaaagagtcagcctgcaatgcgggagacccaggttcaatccctgggttgggaagattcctccctggagaaggaaatggcaacccactctagtattcttgtctggataatcccatggacggaggagcctggcaggctacagtccctggggtcacaaagagtcaaacacgactgaccgacttcactttaTGCTAGATACCATTCCCAGGATAGGGCAAACAAGACAAGATCCCTGGGGgcataagaataaatatttaaaaaatatttttcagttattaatCAATTTATAAAGGAAGCAAAGTTGAGACATATAACAGAGAAAACTGGGTACATTTTGGAGAGAGTAATTATTTGAAATCAGTTACTTTGAATTGAACCCTGAAAGCTGAAAAGCATTTGGGCACAAGCAAATTTAAAGGAAGGGTGCTCTGAGTAAAGAGAAcaacaaacataaaaacaacaagacaccaaaaacaaaaccctgaaatGTAAATAAGGTTGCCATGATCAAGGGTGAGAGAAGTCAGTTTATAGAGAGCCTTGGGAGCCAAGGCTCAGCATTGGGGTTACTTCGACAGATATGCTAAAATATCTTTACTAGGGTTAACTATGTGGAAACAGCTAGTTAATGACACTGTGCTTGAGTTTCCTCAACATATTTTTAAGGCTGTGACCAAATACTGCTTGAAGAAGTTAATGAGATAATGTACATAGAGCTTCTCATACATGGTACCTATTTTGGTTATCATGGGGTCTTGATTCAATGTGAAAAAGTAATCACTATCTTGTCAACAGTATTATAACAATTATCTCTCTTTGCATAACAGATCATCTCCAACTTACtggcttaaaacaaaaacagtaagttACAGTATTTGCCCACAATTCTGCAACCTGTGCAGGCTCAGCAGAAACGGCCTGCCTCTGCTCTAGATGTTGCTGGCTGTGTGGCTCCTCTGGGATCCACGAAGAATTCAGCCACATTTCTGATGTTTCAGTGGCAGTGCTAGAGAGGTTTCTCTttgtctccctgtctctgtctctctgtagCTTCTCATTcaaccctgccaggctcttaAGGCTTAGACCTAAAAATGGCATGTTGTCATGTTCACTACATTCTATTGGTCAAAGGAAGTCACTGGCCCAGCTCGGATTCTAGGGAGTGGGATGGATTCCCCTGTAGGAGAGGAGTAAGTTGCATGAAGAGGATTTGTTAATGCTAATCTTTATAAATAACATTCTGAAAATATactctttcctttaaaatatatttctaagacTAATTATCAGTGGACATCATACAGAGGATGACTAGAAATATGGTTTAAGAAACAAGTAACAGAAAACTTGGActcaaatggttaaataaatcTGATGATCAACAGAGGACCAGTAATTTATTTACTCTTAAGTATGAAAATAAGGTTTAAAAAAGAAGTCATTGTATTTATGGTAGTGAAGAGGAAGTTAATCTAGGTGTGAGAAGCAGATTATGCTTCAGATTTTATCCCTAGAATTTGCACCCTTGCACATCAATGAGAGTCTAGGCAATGTCAGTAAACACCTTAATTATAACAAATTTAGTTCATGATTATCATAATTATGTTCTACCTTATATTTTATTGTTCTCCAGTCACATCATGTGTATTCAACTAAAGTAAAGATGGGAGTAGTCATGTTTCTAAACTCAAATGTTCACCTAAGTATACTAACAATAGCTAACATTAATGTGTATCAGATATCTGCATCATCTCAAATAATGATGAActtgaatatatttgaatttcagtttaCATGAAGACATTATGTGTTAAATAAAGAAACTGACAACCAAAGCAGAGAAGATGCCCGAGATTCTATCTTAAGCATCAGCCACTCTCCAGGACTTTAGTGTTCTGAAACTAATGCCTCCAATGGGGTCAAGACTGGGTGAAATGAGCAAATAAACTGAGAAATGGTGAGGAGCCATAGGTAGAGATTACCTAAGTGCTTGATCTTTGGCTTCTTTCTTAATATTGTGAAGTATTTAATGAAACTTGGTAACCAACTGGCAAGTCTCCCCCTGACAATTTTGGCAAAGTGACATGGAGTTTAAGATGTACTATGTCTTCTACtccaaaaaccaaagcaaaaaatcAGTTTGCCTGCTGAATTCAGTTTAACCTATTTGCATCTATGTATGAATAACCtatggagaagggatggcaacccattccagtattcttgcctggacaatcccatgaacagaggagcctggtgggctacaatccatgg
This region includes:
- the LOC110135892 gene encoding serine protease inhibitor Kazal-type 12-like; its protein translation is MKLSGTLLLMISVAYLFILAEAVSQGGYQAFCSNYEKTATNGKPCPKINKPVCGTDGQTYHNLCEFCRAAKERNGKLNFKHEGKC